A genomic stretch from Flavobacterium humidisoli includes:
- a CDS encoding M949_RS01915 family surface polysaccharide biosynthesis protein, with protein MKKITILLLSIVLFSNCKSDKKEDIKTSGSTEKSTEEPFVLTVEKIDSTQFPKSIKYEGYVKNAVRWTDKLGDNIVITTETGYHINKKFVHETDGSDAELFAYHYIISGNQAKQTWRVYDFIADCPVDIVASFVKNTFQVTDLNNNGIAEIWLMYKTTCHGDVSPCDMKIIMYEGSTKYAMRGESKVAVGIDDNGEKQFIGGEYKMDENFKKGPKVFKEFAQKLWKNNLIENWDN; from the coding sequence ATGAAAAAAATTACAATCCTATTATTATCTATCGTTCTCTTTTCAAATTGCAAATCAGATAAAAAAGAGGATATTAAAACTTCTGGTTCAACGGAGAAATCAACAGAAGAACCTTTTGTCTTAACTGTTGAAAAAATCGACTCGACTCAATTTCCTAAATCAATAAAATATGAAGGTTATGTAAAAAATGCCGTTCGTTGGACAGATAAATTAGGCGATAATATTGTTATTACTACTGAGACAGGCTACCACATCAACAAAAAGTTTGTACACGAAACAGATGGTTCTGATGCTGAACTATTTGCTTATCACTATATCATTTCTGGAAATCAAGCCAAACAAACTTGGAGAGTTTACGATTTTATTGCAGACTGCCCAGTCGATATTGTGGCTTCGTTTGTTAAAAATACTTTTCAAGTCACTGATTTAAACAATAACGGAATCGCTGAAATATGGTTAATGTACAAAACAACCTGCCACGGCGACGTGAGTCCGTGTGACATGAAAATTATTATGTATGAAGGAAGCACAAAATATGCCATGCGCGGAGAAAGTAAAGTAGCTGTGGGAATTGATGATAATGGCGAAAAACAATTTATTGGCGGTGAATACAAAATGGATGAAAATTTTAAAAAAGGTCCAAAAGTCTTTAAAGAATTTGCCCAAAAGTTATGGAAAAATAATTTGATTGAAAATTGGGACAATTAA
- a CDS encoding YegJ family protein: protein MRSFILIVTILFCLASCKDSNKIEREGEPTIYNVESEDPKMNAAILEANETLDEFNKGLSNVNADSHSLKVKFSNSKDIEHMWIGEIKYKDGNYSGILNSDPEYITEYKAGDKIDIETSKISDWMYLINGKLYGGYTIRVLRDRMSEEERKAFDEESGMLID, encoded by the coding sequence ATGAGAAGCTTTATTTTAATAGTAACAATTCTTTTTTGTTTAGCAAGTTGCAAAGATTCTAATAAAATAGAAAGAGAAGGCGAACCAACAATTTACAACGTAGAAAGTGAAGATCCGAAAATGAATGCTGCAATTTTAGAAGCAAATGAAACACTAGATGAATTCAATAAAGGATTGTCTAATGTTAATGCCGATAGCCATTCTTTAAAAGTTAAGTTTTCTAATTCAAAAGACATAGAACATATGTGGATTGGAGAAATTAAATATAAAGACGGAAATTATTCGGGAATTTTAAACAGTGATCCTGAGTACATTACAGAATATAAAGCAGGAGACAAAATCGATATTGAAACTTCTAAAATTAGTGACTGGATGTATCTTATAAATGGAAAGCTGTATGGTGGTTATACCATTCGAGTTTTAAGAGATCGAATGAGTGAAGAAGAACGAAAAGCATTTGATGAAGAAAGTGGAATGCTGATAGATTAA
- a CDS encoding DUF1572 family protein: MKSTTEIANRFREVILNGTWIANTNFKDQLENLDWKIAFSPIQNLNTIAVLAQHIHYYINGINQVFKGGTLDIKDQFSFDFPPIHSQEQWEGFLIKFWNDAEEFASSIEKMPDEKLDEVFVDAKYGTYKRNIEAMIEHSYYHLGQIVLIKKQITN, encoded by the coding sequence ATGAAAAGTACAACCGAAATTGCAAATCGTTTTAGAGAAGTCATTTTAAATGGAACTTGGATTGCAAACACCAATTTTAAAGATCAGCTTGAAAATCTGGATTGGAAAATTGCCTTTAGCCCCATTCAGAACTTAAATACAATTGCGGTTCTGGCGCAGCATATTCATTACTACATCAACGGAATCAATCAGGTTTTTAAAGGGGGAACGCTGGACATTAAAGACCAGTTTAGCTTTGACTTTCCTCCCATTCATTCGCAGGAACAATGGGAAGGTTTTCTAATTAAATTCTGGAATGATGCCGAAGAGTTTGCTTCATCGATAGAAAAAATGCCCGACGAAAAACTTGATGAAGTTTTTGTAGATGCCAAATACGGAACCTACAAAAGAAATATCGAAGCTATGATTGAGCATAGCTATTATCATTTAGGCCAAATTGTCTTGATTAAAAAACAAATAACAAACTAA
- a CDS encoding helix-turn-helix domain-containing protein — protein sequence MKQEALAQAIGTNQQAISGIEGSETIDETKLTKIAEALGVTVEAIESFSEENVFNYFNTFNDSVSNSNFGHNNICNFNSLDKVVELYERLVQAEKDKVEYLEKLLKGK from the coding sequence ATGAAGCAGGAAGCACTTGCGCAGGCAATTGGCACAAATCAACAGGCGATTTCTGGTATTGAAGGAAGCGAAACTATCGACGAAACAAAACTTACGAAAATTGCAGAAGCGCTAGGGGTTACAGTAGAAGCAATTGAAAGTTTTTCTGAAGAAAATGTATTTAATTATTTTAATACATTTAATGATTCCGTTTCAAACAGCAATTTTGGACATAATAATATTTGCAATTTCAATTCACTTGATAAAGTTGTAGAACTTTACGAACGTTTGGTTCAGGCTGAAAAAGATAAAGTGGAATATTTAGAAAAATTACTAAAAGGAAAATAA
- the lysA gene encoding diaminopimelate decarboxylase, whose amino-acid sequence MQAKDLLQLADQFGSPLYVYDAEKIQSQYNRLTKAFSKVENLRVNYAMKALSNIAILQLLKNMGSGLDTVSIQEVQLGLHAGYEPERIFFTPNGVSLEEIEEVAAMGVQINIDNLSILEQFGTKHPHIPVCIRINPHVMAGGNANISVGHIDSKFGISVHQIPHILRIVENTKMSIVGIHMHTGSDILDIEVFLYAAEILFDTAKNFKDLQFLDFGSGFKVPYKKDDIETDIEELGKKLSKRFNAFCAEYGRDLTLIFEPGKFLVSEAGHFLVKVNVVKQTTSTVFAGVDSGFNHLIRPMLYGSSHHIENISNPKGKERFYSVVGYICETDTFANNRRIQEITEGDILSFRNAGAYCFSMSSNYNSRYKPAEVLWKDGKGILIRQAETFEDLLKNQIPLPEEVAATV is encoded by the coding sequence ATGCAAGCAAAAGATTTACTGCAGTTAGCAGACCAATTTGGAAGTCCATTGTATGTTTACGATGCCGAAAAAATCCAATCTCAGTACAACAGGTTAACTAAAGCTTTCTCTAAGGTAGAAAACTTAAGAGTTAATTATGCCATGAAGGCATTGTCTAACATTGCGATTCTTCAGTTATTAAAGAACATGGGGTCTGGATTAGATACTGTATCGATTCAGGAAGTTCAGTTAGGACTTCATGCTGGCTATGAACCCGAAAGAATTTTCTTTACACCAAACGGCGTTTCTCTAGAAGAAATTGAAGAAGTTGCTGCAATGGGTGTACAAATCAATATTGACAACTTATCTATTTTAGAGCAATTCGGAACAAAACATCCACATATTCCAGTATGTATTCGTATCAATCCGCACGTAATGGCGGGTGGAAATGCTAATATTTCTGTTGGACATATCGATAGTAAATTCGGAATTTCTGTTCACCAGATTCCGCATATATTGCGAATTGTCGAAAACACAAAAATGAGCATTGTAGGTATTCACATGCACACAGGATCTGATATTTTAGATATCGAAGTATTCTTGTATGCTGCTGAAATCCTATTTGATACCGCAAAAAATTTCAAAGATTTACAATTCTTAGATTTCGGAAGCGGATTCAAAGTTCCTTACAAAAAAGACGATATCGAGACCGATATTGAAGAATTAGGTAAAAAATTATCTAAAAGATTCAATGCTTTCTGTGCTGAATATGGAAGAGATTTAACGTTGATTTTCGAACCAGGAAAATTCTTGGTGAGCGAAGCAGGTCATTTCTTAGTAAAAGTAAACGTAGTAAAACAAACAACATCAACCGTTTTTGCTGGAGTTGACAGTGGTTTCAACCACTTAATTCGCCCAATGTTATACGGATCTTCACACCATATTGAAAACATCTCAAACCCAAAAGGAAAAGAGCGTTTTTACTCTGTTGTAGGATACATTTGCGAAACAGATACTTTTGCAAACAACCGTAGAATTCAGGAAATTACTGAAGGTGACATTTTATCTTTCAGAAATGCTGGAGCATACTGTTTCTCAATGTCTTCGAACTACAATTCAAGATACAAACCAGCCGAAGTTCTTTGGAAAGACGGAAAAGGAATCTTGATTCGCCAAGCGGAAACTTTTGAAGATTTACTTAAAAACCAAATTCCGTTGCCAGAAGAAGTTGCAGCAACAGTTTAA
- a CDS encoding glutamate synthase subunit beta, translated as MGKIGGFKEYNRADESNLAVAERVSNYNEFTIPVPKDKLKEQGSRCMDCGIPFCHSGCPLGNLIPDFNDMVHQEEWQSALEILQSTNNFPEFTGRLCPAPCEKSCVLGIIKDPVSIENIEKSIVERGFAEGWIKPQAPKTRTGKTVAVIGSGPAGLAAAQQLNRAGHTVTVFERDNAIGGLLRYGIPNFKLEKGIIDRRVAILEAEGITFKTNVNVGVNFSVEELNQFDSIVLCGGATERRSLPTKGIESKGVVQAMDFLTQQTKVLYGESIPDQVKATGKDVIVIGGGDTGSDCIGTSNRHGAKSVTNFEILPKPPVGRSESTPWPFWPLQLKTSSSHEEGCDRNWLINTKEFISNDKGELTGLKTVEVQWKMTPGQRPELIEKEGSEKIWPCDLALLALGFTGPEKTLSEQLGIETDMRSNYKAHNYQTNVPHIFTAGDMRRGQSLIVWAISEGREAAREVDLFLMGSTNLPTKGKGDLPSL; from the coding sequence ATGGGTAAAATAGGCGGATTTAAAGAATATAACAGAGCCGACGAAAGTAATTTAGCAGTAGCAGAACGTGTTTCTAACTACAACGAATTTACTATTCCGGTACCAAAAGATAAATTAAAAGAACAAGGATCAAGATGTATGGACTGTGGAATTCCTTTTTGCCACAGTGGTTGTCCGTTAGGAAATTTAATTCCTGACTTCAACGACATGGTGCATCAGGAAGAATGGCAGAGTGCATTAGAGATTTTACAATCGACTAATAACTTTCCAGAATTTACAGGACGTTTATGCCCTGCTCCATGTGAGAAATCATGTGTATTAGGAATCATCAAAGATCCAGTTTCTATCGAAAACATCGAAAAAAGCATCGTAGAAAGAGGTTTCGCTGAAGGATGGATTAAACCACAAGCGCCAAAAACTAGAACTGGTAAAACGGTTGCTGTTATTGGTTCTGGACCTGCGGGTCTTGCAGCAGCACAGCAATTAAACAGAGCGGGTCACACCGTTACTGTTTTTGAAAGAGACAATGCAATTGGAGGTTTACTACGTTACGGAATTCCAAATTTCAAATTAGAAAAAGGAATCATCGACCGTCGTGTAGCAATTTTAGAAGCAGAAGGAATCACTTTCAAAACTAACGTAAATGTTGGTGTAAACTTCAGTGTTGAAGAATTAAACCAATTCGATTCTATCGTTTTATGCGGAGGAGCAACAGAAAGAAGAAGCTTGCCAACTAAAGGAATCGAAAGCAAAGGCGTTGTTCAGGCGATGGATTTCTTAACGCAACAGACAAAAGTTTTATACGGAGAATCTATTCCAGATCAGGTTAAAGCTACTGGAAAAGATGTAATCGTTATTGGTGGTGGAGATACAGGTTCTGACTGTATTGGAACTTCAAACAGACACGGAGCAAAATCGGTAACTAACTTTGAGATTTTACCAAAACCTCCAGTTGGAAGAAGCGAGTCAACTCCTTGGCCTTTCTGGCCGTTGCAGTTAAAAACATCTTCTTCTCACGAAGAAGGTTGCGACAGAAACTGGCTAATCAATACGAAAGAATTCATTTCTAACGATAAAGGCGAATTAACTGGATTAAAAACGGTTGAAGTACAATGGAAAATGACTCCAGGACAAAGACCTGAATTAATCGAAAAAGAAGGTTCAGAAAAAATCTGGCCTTGCGATTTGGCTTTATTGGCTCTTGGATTTACAGGTCCAGAGAAAACGTTAAGCGAGCAGTTAGGAATCGAAACTGATATGAGAAGCAACTACAAAGCGCATAACTATCAGACAAACGTACCTCACATTTTCACTGCTGGTGATATGAGAAGAGGACAATCATTAATCGTGTGGGCTATTTCAGAAGGTCGCGAAGCTGCAAGAGAAGTAGATTTATTCCTTATGGGATCTACAAACTTGCCTACTAAAGGAAAAGGAGATTTACCGAGCTTATAA
- the gltB gene encoding glutamate synthase large subunit yields the protein MRVKEQGLYLPEFEHDNCGAGFICNLNGIKSNDIIHKALDILIKLEHRGAVSSDGRTGDGAGILFDIPHDFFKKVCDFEIPEAREYAVGMVFLPKSKNQVSFCINAFEATIKDQNLKVLGWRDVPVDVENLGEIAAEKEPTVKQVFVSKNGQELTEQEFNAKLFAARKIAEHAVRGSKTSESHMFYFTSLSTTTIIYKGLLMPEDISRYYIDLKDPDLVTRLALVHQRFSTNTFPSWDLAQPFRYMCHNGEINTLRGNVSRMRAREELMQSKVFGDDIKKLFPIILEGKSDSASMDMVIELLLMTGRSLPEAMMMVVPEAWEKHQTMSPEKRAFYEYNACIMEPWDGPASIPFTDGNVIGALLDRNGLRPSRYTLTKSGFVIMSSEIGVLDIDPEDVIQHGRLEPGKMFLVDMNEGRIIEDEEVKKAIVTKRPYKQWVDENLLPLASVPYTNNPTPVEKLDFLTRQRLFGYTIEDLKTIINPMGSDGAEAISSMGNDTPLAVLSDQPQLLYNYFKQLFAQVTNPPLDGIREEIITDISLAIGGDFNIFEIESKQCKKLKIQNPVVSNEDLDKIRNIDHPDFKSATISTLYKIEKGVNGLERALEKCVQATFKAVNEGCNIIILSDRGVSEELAPIPMLLACSYIHHSLNILQVRSKFGIIIESAEPREPHHFALLFGYGASAINPYMVNEIIHDQVEKGFITKVKADYAVVNYNKAIAKGIVKIMNKIGISTLHSYRAAQIFEILGLNKTFTSKYFPYTPSRIEGIGLMEVEKEVKKRFQKAFPNSKVASLLSLEIGGIYRWRRGGEKHMFNPTTISKLQQAVRLNSPESYKEYSNAVNEQSSNLMTIRGLFEFNNLDPISIDEVEPWTEIVKKFKTGAMSYGSISREAHENLAIAMNRIGGKSNSGEGGEDPKRFQKEINGDSRNSAIKQVASGRFGVSINYLTNAKEIQIKMAQGAKPGEGGQLPGEKVVPWIAETRNSTPYVGLISPPPHHDIYSIEDLSQLIYDLKNANREARINVKLVSEVGVGTIAAGVAKAKADVILISGYDGGTGAAPLTSLQHTGIPWELGLAEAQQTLILNDLRSRVVLECDGQLKTGRDVAIAALLGAEEFGFATAPLVASGCIMMRACHLNTCPVGIATQDPELRKNFKGTPEHVINFMYFIAEELREIMAQLGFRTLKEMVGQSQKLNVNKAIKHYKANGLDLSSILYKPEKAKTEPNHNTTTQDHQLENVLDFDIIKEAIPSIYRKEKTRVTFKIKNTDRSVGAILSNEISKIYGAQGLPDDTILVDFEGSAGQSFGAFATNGLSFKIHGNCNDYLGKGLSGGKLIVKVPPTATFNPEDNIIIGNVALYGAITGEAYINGMAGERFCVRNSGATAVVEGIGDHGCEYMTGGTVVVLGKTGRNFAAGMSGGVAYVYDPNKKFDSTVCNMEMVAFDPMEEEDVTKLRKLIKNHSLYTSSPLAKRILADWENQQQHFVKVMPTDYKKALQRIAEEKKIEELIAG from the coding sequence ATGAGAGTTAAAGAACAAGGGCTTTATCTGCCTGAATTTGAACACGACAATTGTGGTGCAGGATTTATTTGTAATTTGAATGGTATTAAGTCAAATGATATTATTCACAAAGCATTAGACATCTTAATTAAATTAGAACATCGTGGTGCCGTTAGTTCTGATGGAAGAACTGGTGACGGAGCCGGAATTTTATTCGACATTCCTCATGATTTTTTTAAGAAAGTTTGTGACTTTGAAATCCCAGAAGCGCGTGAGTATGCAGTAGGAATGGTTTTTTTACCAAAAAGCAAAAACCAAGTTTCTTTTTGCATTAATGCATTTGAAGCAACAATCAAAGACCAAAACTTAAAAGTTCTAGGTTGGAGAGATGTACCCGTTGACGTTGAAAATCTAGGTGAAATTGCTGCAGAAAAAGAACCAACAGTTAAACAAGTTTTCGTTTCTAAAAACGGACAAGAGTTAACTGAACAAGAATTTAATGCAAAACTTTTTGCAGCTAGAAAAATTGCTGAACATGCGGTAAGAGGATCAAAAACCTCAGAAAGCCACATGTTTTATTTTACTAGTTTATCGACAACTACTATAATATATAAAGGTCTATTGATGCCGGAAGACATCAGCCGTTATTATATAGATTTGAAAGATCCAGACTTGGTGACTCGTCTTGCACTTGTACACCAGCGTTTCTCTACCAATACATTCCCATCTTGGGACCTAGCTCAGCCATTTAGATACATGTGTCATAATGGTGAGATCAATACACTTCGTGGAAACGTAAGCCGTATGCGTGCTCGTGAAGAGCTTATGCAAAGCAAAGTTTTTGGCGATGATATCAAAAAATTATTCCCAATTATCTTAGAAGGAAAATCAGATTCTGCTTCTATGGATATGGTGATTGAACTTTTATTAATGACTGGCCGTTCTCTTCCAGAGGCAATGATGATGGTGGTTCCTGAAGCTTGGGAAAAACACCAGACGATGTCTCCAGAAAAAAGAGCTTTCTATGAGTACAATGCTTGTATCATGGAGCCTTGGGATGGTCCTGCTTCTATTCCGTTTACAGATGGTAACGTAATTGGTGCTTTACTAGACAGAAACGGATTGCGTCCTTCTCGTTATACTTTAACGAAGAGCGGATTCGTAATTATGTCATCTGAAATTGGCGTATTAGACATCGATCCAGAAGATGTAATTCAGCACGGACGTTTAGAGCCAGGAAAAATGTTCCTAGTTGATATGAATGAAGGACGTATCATCGAAGACGAAGAAGTTAAAAAAGCGATTGTTACAAAACGTCCATACAAACAATGGGTTGATGAAAACTTATTGCCATTGGCTAGCGTTCCTTATACAAACAACCCTACTCCTGTTGAAAAATTAGACTTCTTAACAAGACAGCGTTTGTTTGGTTATACAATTGAAGATTTAAAAACAATCATCAACCCAATGGGTAGCGACGGAGCTGAAGCAATTAGTTCTATGGGGAACGATACACCTTTGGCCGTTTTATCAGATCAGCCTCAGTTGTTGTACAATTACTTCAAACAATTGTTTGCTCAGGTTACTAACCCGCCGTTGGATGGTATTCGTGAAGAAATCATCACTGATATTAGTTTAGCGATTGGTGGAGATTTCAATATTTTCGAAATTGAATCTAAACAATGTAAAAAATTAAAAATCCAAAATCCAGTTGTTTCTAACGAGGATTTGGATAAAATTAGAAATATAGATCACCCAGATTTCAAATCGGCTACTATTTCTACTTTATACAAAATAGAAAAAGGAGTAAACGGTTTAGAGCGTGCGCTTGAGAAATGTGTTCAGGCAACTTTTAAAGCAGTTAATGAAGGATGCAACATTATTATCTTATCTGATAGAGGCGTTAGCGAAGAATTAGCTCCAATCCCAATGTTATTGGCTTGTTCTTACATTCATCATTCATTAAACATTTTACAGGTTCGTTCTAAATTCGGAATCATCATTGAATCTGCAGAACCAAGAGAACCTCATCATTTTGCTTTATTGTTCGGATATGGTGCAAGTGCAATCAATCCTTACATGGTAAACGAAATCATTCACGATCAGGTTGAAAAAGGTTTCATTACAAAAGTAAAAGCTGATTATGCAGTTGTGAATTATAACAAAGCGATTGCAAAAGGAATCGTGAAAATCATGAACAAAATCGGTATCTCTACTTTACATTCGTACAGAGCTGCTCAGATTTTCGAGATTTTAGGTTTAAACAAAACATTTACATCTAAATACTTCCCTTACACTCCATCAAGAATTGAAGGAATCGGTTTAATGGAAGTGGAAAAAGAGGTTAAAAAACGTTTCCAAAAAGCTTTCCCAAATTCAAAAGTTGCTAGTTTGCTTTCTCTTGAAATTGGAGGCATTTACAGATGGAGACGTGGCGGTGAAAAACACATGTTTAATCCAACGACTATTTCTAAATTACAGCAAGCGGTTCGCTTAAACAGCCCAGAAAGCTATAAAGAATACTCTAATGCCGTTAATGAGCAAAGTTCAAACTTAATGACTATTAGAGGATTATTTGAATTCAACAATTTAGATCCAATTTCTATTGACGAAGTAGAACCTTGGACAGAAATCGTTAAGAAATTCAAAACAGGTGCTATGTCTTACGGATCTATCAGTAGAGAAGCGCATGAGAATTTAGCGATTGCAATGAACAGAATTGGAGGAAAAAGTAATTCTGGAGAAGGTGGAGAAGATCCAAAACGTTTCCAGAAAGAAATTAACGGAGATTCTAGAAACTCTGCAATTAAACAGGTTGCTTCAGGACGTTTTGGTGTTTCGATCAACTATTTGACCAACGCTAAAGAAATCCAGATTAAAATGGCTCAGGGAGCAAAACCTGGTGAAGGTGGACAGTTACCTGGAGAAAAAGTAGTGCCTTGGATTGCTGAAACTAGAAACTCTACGCCTTATGTAGGTTTGATTTCGCCTCCTCCTCACCACGATATTTACTCAATTGAGGATTTATCGCAGTTGATTTACGATTTGAAAAATGCAAACCGTGAAGCTCGTATTAACGTAAAATTAGTTTCTGAAGTTGGAGTTGGAACCATCGCTGCCGGTGTTGCCAAAGCAAAAGCTGACGTTATCCTAATTTCTGGTTACGACGGAGGAACAGGAGCTGCACCATTAACCTCTTTACAGCACACAGGTATTCCGTGGGAACTTGGTTTAGCTGAAGCTCAGCAGACTTTAATCTTAAACGATTTAAGAAGTCGTGTAGTTTTAGAATGTGACGGACAGTTGAAAACAGGTCGTGACGTTGCTATCGCAGCTTTATTAGGTGCTGAAGAATTTGGTTTTGCAACGGCTCCGCTTGTAGCTTCTGGATGTATCATGATGAGAGCTTGCCACTTAAATACTTGCCCAGTTGGTATTGCCACTCAGGATCCTGAATTAAGAAAAAATTTCAAAGGAACTCCAGAGCACGTAATCAACTTCATGTATTTCATTGCTGAAGAGTTAAGAGAAATCATGGCGCAGTTAGGTTTCAGAACTTTAAAAGAAATGGTAGGTCAGTCACAGAAATTAAATGTGAACAAAGCCATCAAACATTATAAAGCAAATGGTTTAGACTTGTCATCAATTCTATACAAACCGGAAAAAGCGAAAACAGAACCAAATCATAATACAACTACTCAAGATCACCAACTTGAAAATGTATTGGATTTTGACATCATCAAAGAAGCGATTCCGTCCATCTATAGAAAAGAGAAAACAAGAGTAACCTTTAAAATTAAAAATACAGACCGTTCTGTAGGTGCAATTTTGAGTAACGAAATCTCAAAAATCTACGGAGCACAAGGATTACCTGATGACACTATTTTAGTTGATTTTGAAGGTTCTGCCGGACAAAGTTTTGGTGCTTTTGCAACAAACGGATTGTCGTTTAAAATTCACGGAAACTGTAATGATTACTTAGGAAAAGGTCTTTCTGGAGGAAAATTAATTGTAAAAGTACCTCCTACTGCAACCTTCAACCCTGAAGACAATATCATTATCGGAAACGTTGCCCTTTACGGAGCTATTACCGGAGAGGCTTATATTAATGGAATGGCCGGAGAGCGTTTCTGTGTGAGAAATTCTGGAGCAACAGCAGTTGTTGAAGGAATTGGAGATCACGGATGCGAGTACATGACTGGTGGTACAGTAGTAGTTTTAGGAAAAACAGGAAGAAACTTCGCTGCTGGTATGAGCGGTGGTGTAGCTTATGTTTACGATCCAAATAAGAAATTCGATTCTACAGTTTGCAACATGGAAATGGTGGCATTCGACCCGATGGAAGAAGAGGACGTTACGAAACTAAGAAAACTGATCAAAAATCATTCATTGTACACAAGCAGTCCATTAGCAAAAAGAATTTTAGCAGACTGGGAAAATCAACAACAGCACTTCGTAAAAGTAATGCCAACTGATTACAAAAAAGCATTACAAAGAATTGCAGAAGAGAAAAAAATAGAAGAATTAATAGCTGGATAA
- the sucC gene encoding ADP-forming succinate--CoA ligase subunit beta: MNIHEYQGKEILASYGVRVQRGIVANNAVEAVAAAKQLTAETGTGWHVIKAQIHAGGRGKGGGVKLAKNLQQVEELAEQIIGMQLITPQTPPEGKKVNKVLVAEDVYYPGESETSEFYVSVLLNRGTGRNMIMYSTEGGMDIEEVAEHTPHLIFTEEIDPAVGLQGFQARRIAFNLGLSGNAFKEMVKFIDALYNAYIGSDASMFEINPVLKTSDNKILAVDAKVNIDDNALYRQPKYAEMRDIREENPIEVEAKEVGLNYVDLDGTVGCMVNGAGLAMATMDLIKYAGFEPANFLDVGGTADAKRVETAFRIILKDPNVKAILINIFGGIVRCDRVAQGVVDAYKNMGDAINVPIIVRLQGTNAEIAKELIDNSGMPILSAVQFQEAADQVKAALS, from the coding sequence ATGAACATACACGAATATCAAGGAAAAGAAATTTTAGCGAGTTACGGAGTACGCGTACAACGCGGAATTGTGGCTAACAATGCGGTTGAAGCTGTAGCTGCTGCAAAACAATTAACTGCCGAAACTGGTACAGGATGGCATGTAATAAAAGCGCAAATTCACGCAGGTGGTCGTGGAAAAGGTGGTGGAGTTAAGCTGGCAAAAAACTTACAACAAGTTGAAGAGTTAGCAGAACAAATCATCGGAATGCAGTTGATTACACCTCAGACTCCGCCTGAAGGTAAAAAAGTAAATAAGGTATTAGTTGCAGAAGATGTTTACTATCCAGGTGAAAGCGAAACTTCTGAATTTTATGTTTCTGTTTTATTGAATAGAGGTACAGGACGCAACATGATCATGTATTCTACTGAAGGTGGAATGGATATCGAAGAAGTTGCTGAGCACACACCACACTTAATCTTTACTGAAGAAATTGATCCAGCTGTTGGATTACAAGGTTTCCAAGCTAGAAGAATTGCTTTTAACTTAGGTCTTTCTGGAAATGCTTTCAAAGAAATGGTTAAATTCATCGACGCACTTTACAATGCTTACATTGGATCTGATGCTTCTATGTTTGAAATCAACCCAGTTTTAAAAACTTCTGATAACAAAATCTTAGCGGTTGATGCTAAAGTTAACATCGACGATAACGCTTTATACAGACAACCGAAATATGCTGAAATGAGAGATATCCGTGAGGAGAATCCAATCGAAGTTGAAGCTAAAGAAGTTGGTCTAAACTATGTTGACCTTGATGGTACTGTAGGATGTATGGTAAACGGAGCTGGTCTTGCAATGGCAACTATGGATTTAATTAAATACGCTGGTTTTGAGCCTGCTAACTTCCTTGACGTAGGAGGAACTGCTGATGCTAAGCGTGTTGAAACTGCTTTCAGAATTATCTTGAAAGATCCAAACGTAAAAGCTATCTTAATTAACATCTTTGGAGGTATCGTTCGTTGTGACCGTGTTGCTCAAGGTGTTGTTGATGCTTACAAAAACATGGGAGACGCTATCAATGTGCCAATTATCGTTCGTTTGCAAGGAACAAATGCTGAAATTGCAAAAGAATTAATTGACAACTCTGGTATGCCAATCTTATCTGCAGTTCAATTCCAAGAAGCTGCTGACCAAGTTAAAGCTGCACTTTCTTAA